Proteins from a single region of Ogataea parapolymorpha DL-1 chromosome IV, whole genome shotgun sequence:
- a CDS encoding DNA repair helicase RAD3: protein MPSGTGKTISLLSLTVAYQMHYPEHRKIVYCSRTMSEIEKALIELHKLMEYRSKELGFVEDFRGLGLTSRKNLCLHPVASRERKGVVVDEMCRRMTNGQLKARIEQGQASTDQLCSFHEKLYEKDPANLVPPGVYSFEQLMKYCKMEGTCPYFTIRRMMPFCNIIIYSYHYLLDPKIAERVSKELSRDSIIIFDEAHNIDNVCIESLSLDLTEDVLRRASKGANALARKVEEVKKTDSKRLQDEYEKLVEGLRESEIYHTDEDAFMVNPVLPDDVLTEAVPGSIRRAEHFISFLKRFIEYLKTRMKVLHVISETPVSFLQHLKQLTFIDRKPLRFCSERLSLLVRTLEVVEIEEFMALKDIATFGTLVSTYDTGFVLILEPYETENATVPNPILRFACLDASIAMKPIFERFSSVIITSGTISPLDMYPRMLNFETVVQESYTMTLDRRSFLPMVVTKGSDQVAISSRFEIRNDPSVVRNYGTLLIEFSKITPDGMVVFFPSYLYMESIISQWQTMGILDEVWKYKLILVETPDAQETSLALETYRKACSNGRGAVLLSVARGKVSEGIDFDHHYGRTVLMIGIPFQYTESRILKARLEFLRDHYQIRENDFLSFDAMRHAAQCLGRVLRGKDDYGVMVLADRRFAKKKSQLPKWIAQALSDADINLSTDMAIASAKKFLRTLAQPIEQKDQEQGVSVWTLDQLEKYQKEQNERFSVTNIEIQG from the coding sequence ATGCCCTCTGGTACGGGCAAGACCATTTCTCTGCTTTCGCTGACTGTGGCATACCAAATGCACTATCCCGAACACCGCAAAATTGTGTATTGCTCGCGTACCATGTCGGAAATCGAAAAGGCGCTGATAGAGCTGCACAAACTAATGGAATATAGATCAAAGGAACTAGGCTTTGTGGAAGATTTCAGAGGACTGGGATTGACCAGTCGTAAAAATCTCTGTCTGCACCCTGTGGCGTCCAGAGAACGAAAGGGCGTGGTTGTGGATGAAATGTGTCGGCGAATGACCAACGGACAATTGAAAGCACGCATAGAGCAAGGCCAGGCAAGCACAGACCAACTTTGCTCATTCCACGAGAAACTGTACGAAAAAGACCCTGCCAACCTTGTCCCACCGGGCGTCTACTCGTTCGAGCAACTCATGAAATATTGCAAAATGGAGGGAACGTGTCCGTACTTCACCATCAGACGGATGATGCCATTTTGTAACATCATTATTTATTCGTACCATTATTTATTGGACCCAAAGATTGCAGAGAGAGTGTCCAAGGAGCTTTCGCGAGACAGTATCATCATATTTGACGAGGCGCACAATATCGACAATGTGTGTATTGAATCTCTTTCGCTGGATCTGACAGAAGACGTTTTGCGCCGCGCAAGCAAGGGTGCCAATGCATTGGCAAGAAAAGTTGaggaggtgaagaaaaCTGACAGCAAGCGACTCCAGGACGAATACGAGAAGCTCGTCGAAGGGCTCAGGGAGTCTGAAATATACCACACCGACGAGGATGCGTTCATGGTGAACCCGGTTCTGCCGGACGACGTTTTGACCGAGGCCGTTCCTGGAAGTATCCGCCGTGCTGAGCACTTTATATCTTTCCTCAAACGGTTCATCGAATATCTCAAGACACGGATGAAGGTTCTTCATGTTATCAGCGAAACGCCTGTTTCATTTCTGCAGCACTTGAAGCAGCTGACGTTCATCGACCGCAAACCATTGAGGTTCTGCTCCGAACGGCTGTCGTTACTTGTGAGGACGCTTGAAGTGGTGGAAATCGAGGAATTTATGGCTTTGAAAGACATCGCCACGTTTGGTACTCTCGTTTCCACCTACGACACCGGGTTTGTGCTGATTCTCGAGCCCTACGAGACGGAAAATGCCACTGTTCCAAACCCGATTTTGCGATTTGCGTGTCTTGACGCGTCCATCGCGATGAAGCCGATATTCGAGCGCTTCTCCTCTGTTATCATCACCTCTGGTACCATCTCTCCGCTGGATATGTATCCAAGAATGTTGAATTTCGAGACTGTTGTCCAGGAGTCGTACACCATGACTCTGGACCGAAGATCGTTCCTGCCAATGGTCGTCACTAAAGGTTCAGATCAGGTGGCCATTTCGTCGCGGTTTGAAATTCGAAACGACCCCAGTGTCGTGCGGAACTACGGCACATTGTTGATcgagttttccaaaatcactCCGGATGGAATGGTGGTCTTCTTTCCGTCGTATCTATATATGGAGAGCATTATCTCGCAATGGCAAACCATGGGAattttggacgaggtcTGGAAGTACAAGCTGATTCTGGTGGAGACGCCGGATGCACAGGAAACGTCACTGGCACTCGAAACATATCGAAAGGCCTGCTCCAACGGGAGAGGCGCGgtgcttctttctgttgCGCGTGGAAAAGTGTCGGAAGGAATTGATTTTGACCACCATTATGGCCGCACGGTGCTCATGATCGGCATCCCGTTCCAGTACACAGAAAGCAGAATTTTGAAAGCCAGATTGGAGTTCCTCAGAGACCACTACCAAATTAGGGAGAACGACTTCCTCTCTTTCGACGCGATGCGGCACGCCGCTCAATGTCTCGGACGAGTTCTTCGAGGAAAAGATGATTACGGTGTAATGGTGTTGGCGGACAGAAGAtttgcgaaaaagaagtcgCAGCTTCCAAAATGGATTGCCCAAGCACTCTCCGATGCAGATATAAATCTCTCCACAGATATGGCTATAGCCAGTGCCAAAAAGTTCCTGCGGACACTGGCTCAGCCAATAGAGCAGAAGGACCAGGAACAGGGAGTCAGTGTCTGGACTCTGGATCAGttggaaaaatatcaaaagGAGCAGAATGAACGCTTTTCTGTGACCAACATCGAGATCCAGGGCTAG
- a CDS encoding Vesicular-fusion protein SEC17: MSSPEQLIAEAEKKCKKVGGLASFFGSSQQSRYEEAGDLYVQAANLYKLQKRNTQAGQTFEKAAESQKLAESPDEAANTLVEAFKCYKTEVPIEAARCLEQAIEMFVRKGQFRRSANFKADLGELYENELNDIPKAIQSYEDASEWYKGDSASALGNKFALKAADLYCDNTVQEYAKAAVVYERVAKESLNNNLAKWSLKEYFLKAILCRLADNNDYASGNALLQRFTQWDPTFESTREYEFASKLVEAVRNGSPDDIANSAKEFDKFSRLDAFKIRILNKIKTSVVEAPEQLDEDFT; the protein is encoded by the exons ATGTCTAGTCCAGAACAATTGATTGCAGAG GCCGAAAAGAAGTGCAAGAAGGTTGGAGGGcttgcttctttctttggATCGTCCCAGCAATCCAGATATGAAGAGGCTGGGGACCTGTATGTCCAAGCTGCAAATCTTTATAAGTTACAAAAGAGAAATACCCAAGCAGGACAGACCTTTGAGAAGGCTGCTGAGAGCCAGAAGCTGGCCGAGTCGCCAGATGAGGCTGCCAACACGCTGGTCGAAGCCTTCAAATGTTACAAGACCGAGGTTCCTATCGAAGCGGCTAGATGTCTTGAGCAGGCGATCGAAATGTTTGTGCGCAAGGGTCAATTCAGACGTAGTGCCAATTTCAAAGCTGACCTGGGCGAACTTTACGAGAACGAACTGAACGATATTCCAAAGGCAATCCAGAGTTATGAAGACGCCAGCGAATGGTATAAGGGAGACTCGGCCTCTGCATTGGGCAACAAGTTTGCTCTGAAGGCTGCTGATCTTTACTGCGACAACACTGTTCAGGAATATGCGAAAGCGGCAGTTGTGTATGAGAGAGTGGCTAAAGAGTCTTTGAACAACAACCTGGCCAAATGGTCTTTGAAAGAGTATTTCCTGAAAGCCATTTTGTGCAGACTTGCAGACAACAACGACTACGCGAGCGGGAATgctcttctccaaagattCACACAATGGGATCCTACTTTCGAGAGCACGAGAGAGTATGAGTTTGCTTCCAAGTTGGTGGAGGCAGTGCGTAACGGAAGCCCTGACGACATTGCAAATAGCGCCAAAGAATTCGACAAGTTCTCCAGACTGGATGCCTTCAAAATTAGAATACTCAATAAGATAAAGACCAGCGTTGTGGAGGCGCCTGAACAACTGGACGAAGACTTCACCTAA
- a CDS encoding Acetyl-CoA acetyltransferase IA: protein MSKEYVYIVAAARTPIGSFQGALSSLSYVDLGAHAVKAAVEKVPQIKPTDVEEIFFGNVLQANVGQAPARQVALKAGLGEDTPATTINKVCASGMKAIIFGAQHILTGSGDIVVAGGAESMSNTPYYLPGARGGLRFGDGTIVDGISRDGLNDAYDGKAMGVAAEKCASDHNISREEQDEFAIASYKKAQKAHAEGKFKSEIAPITIKGTRGKPDTVVEIDEETGKLNEAKLRSARTVFKQDGTVTAPNASPINDGAAAVVLMSAKKVAELGVKPIARIVGWGDAAHAPVDFTTAPALAVPKAVKHAGLKIDDIDFFEFNEAFSVVGLANTMLLNLDPAKVNVYGGAVAIGHPLGCSGARVVTTLCSVLQQENGKYGAAGICNGGGGASAIVIERV, encoded by the coding sequence ATGTCCAAAGAATACGTTTACATAGTTGCCGCTGCCCGTACTCCAATTGGCTCTTTCCAGGGAGCCCTGTCATCCTTGTCCTATGTCGACTTGGGTGCCCACGCTGTCAAGGCtgctgttgaaaaagtGCCTCAGATCAAGCCAACCGATGTGGAGGAAATCTTCTTTGGTAACGTTCTGCAAGCAAATGTGGGCCAGGCACCTGCCAGACAGGTTGCTTTGAAGGCCGGCCTCGGCGAGGACACTCCAGCAACTACTATTAATAAGGTCTGTGCCTCGGGAATGAAGGCTATCATTTTCGGTGCCCAACACATCCTGACTGGTAGCGGCGACATTGTCGTTGCCGGCGGGGCAGAGTCGATGTCTAACACTCCATACTACCTCCCAGGTGCTCGTGGCGGTCTTAGGTTTGGAGATGGCACCATTGTGGACGGAATTTCACGCGACGGCCTAAACGACGCGTACGATGGAAAAGCTATGGGTGTGGCCGCAGAAAAGTGTGCCTCGGACCACAACATCTCCAGAGAGGAGCAAGACGAATTTGCCATTGCCTCGTACAAGAAGGCCCAGAAGGCTCACGCCGAGGGAAAGTTCAAGTCCGAGATCGCACCTATCACCATCAAGGGCACTAGAGGCAAGCCTGACACCGTTGTTGAGATTGACGAAGAGACTGGAAAGTTAAACGAGGCCAAATTGAGATCTGCGAGAACCGTCTTCAAACAGGACGGTACTGTCACTGCTCCTAATGCATCGCCAATCAACGATGGTGCAGCAGCCGTTGTCCTGATGAGTGCCAAAAAGGTTGCAGAGCTTGGTGTCAAGCCTATTGCCAGAATCGTTGGATGGGGCGATGCTGCTCATGCTCCAGTGGACTTCACAACCGCCCCAGCTCTGGCTGTTCCTAAGGCTGTCAAGCACGCTGGCCTGAAGATAGACGACATCGACTTTTTTGAGTTCAATGAAGCTTTCTCTGTTGTTGGTCTTGCCAACACCATGCTTCTGAACTTAGACCCGGCCAAGGTTAACGTCTACGGAGGTGCTGTTGCTATTGGCCATCCGCTTGGATGTTCCGGTGCCAGAGTTGTCACCACTCTGTGCTCTGTCCTTCAGCAAGAGAACGGCAAGTACGGTGCAGCTGGTATTTGCAAcggtggtggaggagccagTGCAATTGTCATTGAGAGGGTGTAA
- a CDS encoding Protein component of the H/ACA snoRNP pseudouridylase complex, protein MNRGRGGFRGGRGGRSGPPVPQGPPDKVFEMGEFVHACEGDIVCKSINEKIPYFNAPIFLENKTQVGKVDEILGPLNEVFFTVKPSEGVQATSFKEGDKFYIAGDKLLPLERFLPKPKAVGPKPPRKKSSRGGAFAGRGGARGGSFRGGRGGARGSSRGGFSRGGSRGGRGSFRGRGRGF, encoded by the coding sequence ATGaacagaggaagaggaggattCAGAGGCGGTCGTGGAGGCAGATCCGGGCCACCAGTGCCTCAGGGCCCACCAGATAAGGTTTTTGAGATGGGCGAATTTGTTCATGCGTGCGAGGGCGATATAGTTTGCAAGAGCATCAACGAGAAAATCCCATATTTCAACGCTCCAATATTCCTTGAGAATAAAACTCAGGTCGGcaaggtggacgagatTCTGGGACCTCTCAACGAGGTGTTTTTCACCGTGAAACCGAGCGAGGGTGTTCAGGCCACCTCTTTCAAAGAGGGGGACAAATTTTACATTGCTGGTGATAAACTGCTACCGTTAGAGAGATTCCTGCCGAAACCTAAGGCTGTTGGTCCAAAACCACCAAGGAAGAAGAGTTCCCGTGGAGGTGCTTTTGCTGGCCGCGGAGGCGCTCGCGGAGGCTCTTTCagaggaggcagaggcGGCGCAAGGGGCTCCTCCAGAGGAGGCTTTTCTAGAGGCGGAAGTCGTGGAGGAAGGGGATCGTTCAGAGGCAGAGGTAGAGGATTTTGA